In the genome of Raphanus sativus cultivar WK10039 chromosome 4, ASM80110v3, whole genome shotgun sequence, one region contains:
- the LOC108850267 gene encoding uncharacterized protein LOC108850267 → MALALPPDLPDPPEGNSDTMEATVVSLVGEVNRSDKKNIEEGKRVESWVQAAQDKKVLKKHKVEILKKDGANMVEIPDEIIENATPMWEDFVVGKFLDQAPHIAKVHMVLNKIWCYGDSKTKIDVYDVNPTTMRFKVSNPKAREKILRRGMWNIAGVPMVVTKWTPTVEGEDKQDEEIPMWVHLEKVPLHMYSWEGISFITSPVGIPVKLHQETIACSNLEEAKVFVKVDTSKVLPKEITFTKDWKQFTVKYYYPWLPARCSFCEKWGHGEAVCGVKAKAKKQNSSPVVARMQGSEVKSPKENVVEKEVGEVSSSKSSKMDNQDTVLVKGDEEIVEKLGNEWSEVSPAKIGRLQNNLNSTMEIQISASKYSVLIGEEEEGEIIEKKQNLDEDVSEEENDEAENQESDHIEDSLLDQHVKEKVKIGMQRGRKKGQKSKAQDPNQVKSTRVSRRKN, encoded by the coding sequence ATGGCTCTGGCTCTTCCGCCAGATTTGCCGGATCCGCCGGAGGGAAACAGCGATACGATGGAGGCGACGGTGGTGTCTCTGGTGGGGGAAGTGAATCGaagtgataaaaaaaatattgaagaagGGAAGAGGGTTGAGAGCTGGGTTCAGGCTGCTCAAGATAAGAAGGTTCTGAAGAAGCATAAGGTTGAGATATTGAAGAAGGATGGAGCTAATATGGTGGAGATTCCTGATGAAATCATCGAGAATGCTACGCCTATGTGGGAAGACTTTGTCGTGGGGAAATTTTTGGATCAAGCGCCTCACATAGCGAAGGTCCATATGGTGCTCAACAAAATTTGGTGCTATGGAGATTCTAAAACGAAGATTGATGTCTATGATGTTAACCCCACTACTATGCGATTCAAGGTCTCTAATCCTAAAGCGAGAGAGAAAATTCTCAGAAGAGGGATGTGGAACATAGCAGGGGTGCCTATGGTGGTTACCAAATGGACGCCTACAGTAGAAGGTGAGGATAAGCAAGATGAAGAAATTCCAATGTGGGTTCATTTAGAAAAGGTTCCGTTGCATATGTATTCGTGGGAAGGGATTAGTTTCATTACTAGTCCAGTGGGGATTCCAGTGAAGTTGCATCAGGAGACCATTGCCTGTTCTAATTTGGAGGAAGCAAAAGTTTTTGTGAAAGTTGATACTTCAAAGGTGTTGCCGAAGGAGATCACGTTTACAAAGGATTGGAAGCAGTTCACAGTTAAATACTATTATCCTTGGCTTCCTGCAAGGTGTAGTTTCTGTGAGAAATGGGGACATGGTGAAGCTGTGTGTGGGGTTAAAGCGAAGGCAAAAAAGCAAAATAGTAGTCCAGTTGTTGCTAGAATGCAGGGTAGTGAAGTCAAAAGTCCTAAAGAGAATGTAGTGGAGAAAGAAGTGGGGGAAGTAAGCTCAAGTAAGTCTAGTAAGATGGATAACCAAGATACAGTTTTAGTTAAGGGAGATGAGGAAATTGTAGAGAAGTTGGGAAATGAATGGTCTGAAGTGTCTCCAGCGAAGATTGGGAGGCTGCAGAATAATCTAAATAGTACTATGGAGATTCAGATATCTGCTTCGAAATATTCTGTGCTCATTGGTGAAGAGGAGGAAGGAGAAATTATAGAAAAGAAACAGAATCTGGATGAGGATGTTAGCGAGGAAGAGAATGATGAAGCTGAGAATCAAGAGAGTGATCATATTGAAGATTCTTTATTGGATCAACATGTCAAAGAAAAAGTGAAGATAGGGATGCaaagaggaagaaagaaaggtCAGAAATCCAAAGCTCAAGATCCTAACCAGGTTAAGAGCACAAGGGTTTCTCGCCGAAAGAACTAA
- the LOC130510699 gene encoding uncharacterized protein LOC130510699: MDTQKWKQRELVLILFYAYVLQISLRLSHGCMNYSFQLLMWWIVSFAIRKLLSWAWLTSLFFMPELLLNSASSAFKVKNDFGEFLPREFKALSGAVTITCLMMANLAGYVIGPSGLNWFVSSFLRNHELSHLSCPQNSTFINDNDTGNATKSRHQDSSERERAIGSSIKAEFVYIFTSSKKIKSLLEFSSSFSLWLL; encoded by the exons ATGGATACGCAAAAATGGAAACAGAGAGAGCTCGTTCTTATACTCTTCTACGCCTATGTTCTACAGATATCGCTTCGTCTCTCTCACG GTTGCATGAACTATTCGTTCCAACTTCTCATGTGGTGGATTGTTTCGTTTGCAATCAGGAAGCTTCTTTCATGGGCATGGTTAACATCTTTATTCTTCATGCCCGAATTGTTACTGAATTCAGCATCCAGTGCATTTAAG GTTAAGAATGATTTTGGAGAATTCCTCCCTCGTGAATTCAAAGCGTTGTCTGGTGCTGTCACAATCACATGCCTCATG ATGGCAAATCTTGCTGGCTATGTCATTGGACCGTCAGGTCTAAACTGGTTCGTATCCAGCTTTCTTAGGAACCATGAACTTTCTCATCTGTCATGTCCTCAAAATTCCACATTCATCAATGACAATGATACAGGGAATGCAACTAAGTCACGTCATCAAGACtcatcagagagagagagagcaataGGAAGTAGTATAAAAGCAGAGTTCGTTTACATTTTTACTTCATCGAAAAAGATCAAAAGTTTGTTAgagttttcttcttccttttctctgTGGTTACTATGA
- the LOC108852317 gene encoding pectin acetylesterase 2-like — MKKLLWSLTLFGLTLLILLPVNGMVEFDEMEWFTDFNGTKMFQTEGDIYSDAKFPVVGLTLIQSAAAKGAVCLDGSLPGYHFHRGSGSGARNWLVQLEGGGWCDTIRNCVYRKTTRRGSSKYMEKQIPFIGILSDKAAENPDFYNWNRVKVRYCDGGSFSGDSENKAAQLQFRGKRIWLAAMEELMSKGMRQAKQALLSGCSAGGLASILRCDDFGNMFSPSTRVKCLSDAGFFLDAIDVSGGRSLRRLYAGVVKLQKLETKLPRDCLNSLNPTSCFFPQNLINQIKTPLFILNAAYDSWQIQESIAPKSADPSGSWHDCRLNYAKCSTSQIHFLQGFRNRMVNLVKGFAKPSKNGVFLNSCFAHCQTERYDTWYSKNSPSVKNKGIAVAVGDWYFERGGAKLIDCAYPCDKTCHNLVFRG; from the exons ATGAAGAAGCTTTTATGGAGTCTGACTCTTTTTGGTCTCACTCTCTTGATACTACTCCCTGTAAATGGGATGGTGGAGTTTGATGAAATGGAGTGGTTTACAGATTTCAATGGAACAAAGATGTTTCAGACTGAAGGTGATATTTATTCTGATGCAAAGTTTCCAGTAGTAGGACTCACCCTCATTCAATCTGCTGCTGCTAAAGGAGCAG TGTGTCTTGATGGAAGTCTTCCTGGATATCATTTTCATCGAGGGTCCGGCTCAGGAGCTAGGAATTGGCTCGTTCAATTGGAG GGAGGTGGATGGTGTGATACCATTAGAAATTGTGTATACCGCAAAACAACTCGTCGTGGATCGTCTAAGTATATGGAGAAACAGATACCTTTTATAGGAATTCTAAGTGACAAAGCCGCGGAAAACCCAG ACTTTTACAACTGGAATAGAGTAAAAGTTAGGTACTGTGATGGTGGATCCTTTAGCGGAGACAGTGAAAATAAG GCTGCACAACTTCAGTTTAGAGGAAAGAGAATATGGCTAGCTGCTATGGAAGAGTTGATGTCGAAAGGAATGCGTCAAGCCAAGCAG GCTCTGCTCTCTGGATGTTCTGCTGGAGGTCTTGCCTCGATTCTACGCTGTGACGATTTTGGGAATATGTTTTCTCCTTCCACAAGAGTGAAATGTCTGAGCGATGCTGGCTTTTTCCTAGACGC CATTGATGTGTCTGGAGGTCGATCTCTTAGGCGTTTATATGCCGGTGTGGTTAAGTTACAG AAACTGGAAACAAAGCTCCCTAGAGACTGTTTAAATAGTCTCAATCCAACTTCG TGTTTCTTCCCACAAAATCTAATAAACCAAATCAAGACTCCGTTGTTTATTCTAAATGCTGCATATGATTCATGGCAG ATCCAAGAGAGTATAGCTCCTAAATCTGCAGATCCAAGTGGAAGTTGGCATGATTGTAGACTTAACTACGCCAAGTGTAGCACATCTCAGATCCACTTCCTGCAAG GTTTCAGGAACCGTATGGTGAATTTGGTAAAGGGTTTCGCAAAGCCAAGTAAGAATGGAGTCTTTCTTAACTCTTGCTTTGCTCATTGTCAAACAGAGAGGTATGACACGTGGTATTCCAAAAACTCTCCTTCCGTTAAGAACAAG GGAATTGCAGTAGCTGTGGGAGATTGGTATTTCGAAAGAGGAGGAGCAAAACTCATCGACTGTGCTTATCCTTGTGACAAGACTTGCCACAATCTGGTCTTTAGAGGAtag